DNA from Rhinoderma darwinii isolate aRhiDar2 chromosome 6, aRhiDar2.hap1, whole genome shotgun sequence:
gcagattcCAAAAAAGTATCTTTAAAAGAAAAGCTATTTTACGGATTACTGTAGTTTAGTGGGAGTTTAGGAGGTAATAGATTTAATTTAATTAGAGTGACAGGTACTGTGCATTTGAACCTCTCACACAGTAAGGGATACTACATGAACATTGGTGATTCTCAATGTAGTCCTAAGTGGGTCCCATTTAAAATGAAGAATTTATTTAAAACCAAATTGAgggcaggatcacacacacagttttgatgcagtttttggcgcagtttttggATTAGTTCTtttccaaaaccagaagtggatccaaaaggaagaagaggtataaagaaaagactgatgcatctcctttcttttgtgtctactCCTCTGcttggttaaaaataaaaaagcaaagcccAAAACTAAAAAAAGTagcaaacagtaaaataaagtttttttaacaaataaaaaaaaattgaaaaatttaaagttaaaaaaactcccttttcccattttccctcaaacacaatgtaaaaaaataaaaagctaacataactggtatcgacgcatccgtaaaagtctgaaccattacaatatatcattatttagtccgcggggtgaacgccgtaaaaaataaaaaattaaaaacatcagaattgctgttttttggtccctctatctcccacaaaaataaaaactaatcCATTTTTGGATTAGTTCTtttccaaaaccagaagtggatccaaaaggaagaagaggtataaagaaaagactgatgcatctcctttcttttgtgtctactCCTCTGcttggttaaaaataaaaaagcaaagcccAAAACTACATCAAAACTGTGTGGCCTAAAACTGCTGAATCAAGAAATTCACCAAGGGGATTTAAGGGGGttatccactaccggacaactgatgacctatccacctggataggtcatcagttgtccggtagtggacaactctTTTAAGTCTGCTCTTCATGAACATAAAGTACTACTTCTCTAGTCTCCCAATGTTTTTTGTATGGCTGCTCTATTGTCCAGAATTACAGTTGAGAATTATACTACaaacatttttaaacatttttcttcAGGGATTAAAAGTATTGCCTTATTCCTTCTACAATATACTCTCATGGGGTATTCAATTAAATTGGTCCTAACATACAGAAAAAGGATATGGTGACAGATAATCTTTAAACTCATCAGAACAGATTGGAAATGAATGCATAAAAttatatcctgctgcttctctATTTTTGATCCTGTTATAATTATAGGATGCAAAGATACAGCATAGCCCTGTCCACACTGTAGGTTTTGCTTAAATTTTTTCTATCAATTACTTTTAGgttctatagaaatgaatgggatctGTCAGTATATAAAACAAACTGATACAAAAACACCACTGTGTGGAGAGTTTATGCtaagtttttgtaaaaaaaaaacaaaaaatgacctTCATTATAAGTTTGGATTTAGAGCGATGACTATGGATTGGTTATCGAATCCCTTCCAATACTTTGTTGACGAATGTGCCAAAAAACACTTAAAGGACTCAGACTAGAGGACAAATCTTGGGAAAGTCAAAGTAAGGAAACACAAGGTAAGTTTAAAGGCAAGAGGAGGATAAGAGTATAAGAACCATAAGTGTTCCTTACCTGCATgttttccctgacatcggtggctTCCCTCAGAGGATGTACCGCAAGTTTAAAGATGTCATCTACAACTTTGAGGCCAGTGTTTCTTAGCATTGTGTACTCCCTGGCTTTTTTTCCTATTCTTGCAGATAATCCACGTTTTTGAGCctttcctcctcctgctctgttGGTGATTGCAATGTGAACAAACAGTTTAGCATGCTCCATAGTGTCTCCAACAAAAGATCGCAGTGGCACATGTCTATATCCAGGCTGTAAATACTCAATGGGTAAAGTATACTGACCGATAAATTCATCCCCAATATAGTCATCATCAAGAACCATAAAACGCACCATCGCTAACTCTGGGAGGTTTACCTGAAACTCAAAGCTCTCATCAAAAATTGGGTTGTCCCCATTTTGCTGCACTGTCTTAGTCCTTTGCTCTGCACAATCAGCAGGGATGCCATGAATTTCAATACACACATATGGGTcaatcacatccccttttgcacaGGCTCCTTTTGGTTTAGGAAAATTCTGTCCGCTGATGATTTTGATGTGAAGAACCTGAGGGGAAACACCAGGCACAACACCTTTAGTGTTTGCACTGAAATAAGATACTTCATCTCGCATGATGGATGGTCGAAGGACATACCCACAACCACCATTTTGAAGGAACCAGCCAATGTTGAGATCCATCATTGGACCTGGAGTTTGAAAATTCATAGCTACAATCTGACAACCACAATTCCAAAAATCTTGTGGGTTCATATTACTTGAGTCTATCCTCATTGGACTTGGATACACCCTTGATAAAAACTTTTTATTGTAGTTCACAAAGTCTTCCGGATACTCATTAGCAATCCGACTAGCTTGGCTCTCACTAAAAGAGCATATTTCACCATAACTTTGGTTTTTCATGGTGACGTCAAAATCTTTGTACTGAACTGATTTACAAATTGATACTAAATCTGATAGTTCTCTACAAAGCTTGATCAATCTTTGCTCCCCAAAGTAATCTTCAGACATTCTACGAGACATTTCAGCCTCCTCATCTTCATCAGTAACCTCTCCCTCTAACAGGTTAAAATCTGAAGGTAGCTTTTTACCTTTTACAATAATCTTTTTCTTAAGTTTTTCAGGAGAGGGAAGGTAGGACTCTGCTGGCAAAGGCATTTCTGTGTAGAGTTTACTCCCAAAGATCTTCTTTATATGTTGCACCATTACCTTTTGCTGTTGTATAGAGCAGTGGTTGCCAATGCAAAGAATAAGAGGATACTCAGAGGAGATGAAGGCATATTTGTTAATTACTTCGACAACATTACGGAAGGCTAACGGTGAGGTCATGCTATTTCGGTTGCAAATGATTGGCTCATTATCGGGCCCATCACTGACATCAAGCTCAATGCTTCTGCAAGCCATTTTTAGTGCCCTCACATACCCATTTATGTCTGCTGGACCCCTAAACTGGTCTTCAATTAAGTATGTGTTGTGGGAGGAGTTGATATAATAGTGTGACAATGGTTGTGTCATGTCCTGGCTAACCTTTTTGTGGATAGGATCAAAAATATCACATTCCTGGGACAAAAGATACTTTGTAAAACCATCAATGGTAAGAAAACCCTTCAAACATCCTTCCTGAGTAAGCTCATAGTTTTTTATGATGTCCAAGCACATTTCTTCTTTCACCTGAGTCATCCCTTGCTCGGACTCTAAGAACAATAGTAGATCATTTGCATCAAGGTACTCTTTATTTTTGGAAATTTGTACAAGTAGAAAATACACCTCAGGTCTTGTACATAGTTCACTAAATGCTTCACAGAATTCTTCTTTGGTCACTCTCGTGGTAAGTTTTTCTTTGCTCTTTTGGATTTCTTTAAACTTTAACCTAACCTTAGTTTCTTTGATAGCAGGAGACAGATGTTTGATCAGTTCAACTGCTGTATCTTCTAACACAATGCCATTACCATCTATATCTGCCGCATCAAAGATGGATTTTAACCAGATGAATCTAGGTGTGTTCTGCCCACCTTCAACCAAGTCCAGTGGTTGTTTACTATGGGAGACTAAGTATCTTAGACCGGAGACCCAGATATTGGCCACATCAGCTGAATTAGCTACCAGATCCAAAGACTCGTAATTTTCTCCATGAATTATTGAAAATGCACTGTCCTCACAAATTTGATCTGCCAGTCCATTGTTCCTGAATGTTTCTGTGTTCTTGCCAAGCCGAATTTCCTTAATGGCAGACATGTCCAACTTGGCCTTTTCAGGGTCTTTTTTAGAAGGCTCCCAACGTAAAGCCTGCAAATCAGTGTCAAGTGTGAAAAAACGACTGTAGATACGAGAGTTTGGACGCACTTTCTTCAGTTCACAACCCCCTTGCATGAAACTTATGCAATCACTGGCACTGCTTATCTTCTTCTCTGATGGCATGCTGCTGAAGGACACCGTTTTCTTCCTACCAGTTTTTTGGTTTGCAGGGTCCTacagaaacaaaaacaaattgtATAAAAATCCAAATATGTTACAGGGGAGTTGTTAAAATAATATTGTCACAGTACCCCCATGcattatttaaaaagaaaaaaaaactaaaaagcaatTCATCAGAGACAGTTTTACTTGAAGAGCAGAGATTTCATTTAATGACTGTGGCTGGCAGCCAAACACTTTCATTTACGTCAGTTGCAGTAAATTATGTGgaacatttattacatttttatcagATAATTAAAAGGTGTGATCTGTGGAGAACACAGTAAGGCTGGAGACCTGTTTCTAATAACTTGGGTTTCTGTTCTGATTCTATAATTCTTGTAAAAACTGAATTTGTAGCACAATAAACACCCATCTGTTTTTACAACTATTAATAAAGATGAAGCAGCGATAAGGTTAATACCATTCATATCTGCAAAACGTTAGCATCTCACATCCACCTTTCCCTTTCTACTATTATAAAGGTAGCTCGGAAACACTCATGGAAGTGTTACTCATAAGTGATGACATTTCCCCAACAGAAAAAGAGGAATTTTGGCAGTTATGTATCACGTCACCTCTACTGCCAGAATACATCAAAATTTATGTATATCCATCAGTGTAGACAAATCCAGCGAGCAACACATCTACTATTTATATCTTATTATAATGGTTTATTTTTATGATCTAGGTTATGGTATGGGTTGGAAAATGTCAGAAAGTAACCACCTGCTGGGCAGCCTTGTTCCCTCCACAACAGAAAGACTAATATAGAACAGGCCAAAGATTAGTTAGTCGCTACTAGGAGAGCACATGGCTAATATGACTATGCTaaaaaaccttaaagaggctctgtcaccagattttgcaacccctatctgctattgcagcagataggtgctgcaatgtagattacagtaacatttttatttttaaaaaactagcatttttggccaagttatgaccatttttgtatttatgcaaatgaggcttgcaaaagtccaagtgggcgtgtttaaagttaaattccaagtgggcgtgtattatgtgcgtacatcggggtgtttttactacttttactagctgggcgttctgacgagaagtatcatccacttctcttcagaacgcccagcttctggcagtgcacagacacacagcgtgttctcgagagatcacgctgtgacgtcactcacttcctgccccaggtcctgcatcgtgtcggccacatcggcaccagaggctacagttgattctgcagcatcagcgtttccataaaaatacggaaaggtgtccgtggccaatagaaatgaatgggtacgTAATTACGgttcgtaattacagatgaaaaatacagtcgtgtgcaaggTGTGCTGCCTCCTAGCGATATTTTTTTCGCTGCATGAAAGgtgcgatcagccaatgaaccggCGGTTACTTGTTCATCGGCCGATCATTGCCCTcttcacacagggcaatgatcgggaaggaTCATTCATATGAAGCTAGTGTgtccaatcattggcccgtgtaaaagggacttTAGACAAGAGCCACACAAATTATGCCAGTGAGCAGCATGTGGCTCCTGAAGAACATTGTGGCTTCTCTGGTCCtatatcatatctatcatctgtccAACTCTGACTACTTCTTATCTTCATATTTGGTACTAGTTACAACCTTTCTAGCATCTTGCTGCCTGGGAGGTTTTTCCTACACAAATGCAGTGTTTTAGTTAATGTATTATCTTCAGTGCATAAAAATAGATTACGAATGGATCAGCATGCTTATTGAGGAAACGTATGCTGGATGTCAGTGATGAATAGTGGGTTGGAGTTTCTCATAGCAAATTATACTCAGAGGTTTTTCTCATTCCAAGCTAGAAGACAAATTCTCCTGGGTGTTCACTTCCCGAGCCTAAAATTCTTCTACTTCACTAATCCAAAAAAAACATCCAATTAGAAGGCACATGGCCGGTTATTACTGAATCCACTGGGCTATGGAGAAGCAGTACATTTTCTTAAAGCTCACATATCCGGAAATACAGAAGATTCCAGCTTGCTTTTATCTGGACAATTGATTCTATTTTGGCACAGTTTGCATTGGTGCTGAACTAGACAAAAGTGTCCCAGAGTTTTCACACAAAAAAGTAAACTGACTTGTCACAAAGTATGAAGTATGAAGCAGGACAAGCTATAGAGATCTAGAAGAATGGTACATAGACGACTTAAAGTGGGATTCCCACTGCAGAAAattatgccataaacgtctgatgCATGTCCAATCTATCTCAAGAATGGGGGTCATCAACCAAATGAGCAGTGGGGTATCACTTTTAGTGGCACAACTGTCTTGAAATACTAGGCCcactgttacctacagggggggactctgcatggcgttacctacaggggggactctgcatggcgttacctacagggggggactctgcatggcgttacctacaggggggactctgcatggcattacctacagggggggggactctgcatggcgttacctacaggggggggactctgcatggcgttacctacaggggggaatctgcatggtgctacctacagggggggactctgcatggcgttacctacagggggggggactctgtatggcgttacctacagggggggactctgtatggcgttacctacaggggggggactctgcatggcgttacctacaggggggggggactctgcatggcattacctacagggaggaatctgcatggcgttacctacaggggggactctgtatggcgttacctacaggggggggactctgtatggcgttacctacagggggggactctgtatggcgttacctacaggggggactccgtatggcgttacctacagggggggaatctgcatggcgttacctacaggggggactctgcatggcgttacctatagggggggactctgcatggcgttacctacagggggggactctgcatggcgttacctacagagggggttgtgtgacacccagggaaggggggtcccagtcaaaagtttgctatggggcccagtctttcctagttacgcccctggtattaGTGCAGTGCATGATTGATAAAGGGAAAAAGGATTGTAATCCCCAATGTGGACAGGAATGAATGTAAATGCATTTGCTTTACAGAACTGCAGATTATTTCTGTGCTGTATTAATAGATACAATAACAGTCaaatcagaagttttttgaagacTAATAAATACACTGAGAAAGTTGCATTGGTAATCGGAGATAATATCTGTACTTGGAATTTATGTTTTCAAGCTACTTTGTTTTTGTAAATGAAGTATAACAACCTGTCAAGGTAAAAATAAGCTCTGAAACTATGGATAACAATAAGAAGTGTTACAGTCTACGGATGACAATGAAAGAAAGGAAAAACAATGACAATTTAATTTACTGTGTATCTCAGCCTGACAATAACACAAGGGAGGTAGAAATGTAGAAATTACATATATCAAAACAAACTGGTAATAGAAGAGCTGCCGTACAAGATGCAGACTTTGAAATACCTAACTACCTCGCCTCGTTCTAGTAGCGGATCCCCGCTGGAGGCGCTGGCTTTCCTACCTCCCTGCCGGTCGTGTCAGGTTGCCTTGACAACACCTGACTCACGTATGCTCACTCCAGTGATTGCCTCTTGCTCCGTGGCAACTGGCGTCCATAGATGACGTCAGGCCTGGCAGCCTATTTAAAGAGGAATCCAGGATGACATACCTTGCATGTGAATTAAGGTACAtacttgtgttttgtgttattccgGACTTTGATGCTGATCCTGACTCTGATCTTGTTTTTGGAATCTGCCAGTGGATCCCAACTCGCTACTTTGGCTTTTTCCTGTTGTTCTACTCCTGATTCTACATCCTCGTCTCGTCCTCTGTCCTGACCACTATCCTGGTGACGACTCTTAGATCAGTTTCTGACTACACTTCAGCTTCCTTCAGTGCACCTGCTATCAATCGGTGACTATTCTAGGACCGCTACCTGTGAATCCAATCAATAAAGTCCATACCTTTTTTGCGGGGGTTAAGGGGTCGAAAAATGGTAAGATTCATTACACTGTGCACCCCAAATTAGCCAGCGCCATACTGATTGCGGCTCAAAGGATTTACTTCTCTGGTGAGAATTGTAACACCAACATATTTACATTCCCAAAATAATTCTCTCAGGATGGCAGATCAGAAGAAATAAATGTGTATCAACGGGTGGTCTGGATGTTTCTCATTAAACTGTGGCGTAGCAGGCCTAAGGATAAGCACGACGATACAAATTATTTAGCTCTTCTTAAATCCTATTTGTGTCCTGGAATTCCCAACAAAAATCCACATTCTCTTC
Protein-coding regions in this window:
- the PLCL1 gene encoding inactive phospholipase C-like protein 1, encoding MAEGPDGGCELCPEHGRGRERRSGVTEASLMEAAKAAPRRSSIIKDPANQKTGRKKTVSFSSMPSEKKISSASDCISFMQGGCELKKVRPNSRIYSRFFTLDTDLQALRWEPSKKDPEKAKLDMSAIKEIRLGKNTETFRNNGLADQICEDSAFSIIHGENYESLDLVANSADVANIWVSGLRYLVSHSKQPLDLVEGGQNTPRFIWLKSIFDAADIDGNGIVLEDTAVELIKHLSPAIKETKVRLKFKEIQKSKEKLTTRVTKEEFCEAFSELCTRPEVYFLLVQISKNKEYLDANDLLLFLESEQGMTQVKEEMCLDIIKNYELTQEGCLKGFLTIDGFTKYLLSQECDIFDPIHKKVSQDMTQPLSHYYINSSHNTYLIEDQFRGPADINGYVRALKMACRSIELDVSDGPDNEPIICNRNSMTSPLAFRNVVEVINKYAFISSEYPLILCIGNHCSIQQQKVMVQHIKKIFGSKLYTEMPLPAESYLPSPEKLKKKIIVKGKKLPSDFNLLEGEVTDEDEEAEMSRRMSEDYFGEQRLIKLCRELSDLVSICKSVQYKDFDVTMKNQSYGEICSFSESQASRIANEYPEDFVNYNKKFLSRVYPSPMRIDSSNMNPQDFWNCGCQIVAMNFQTPGPMMDLNIGWFLQNGGCGYVLRPSIMRDEVSYFSANTKGVVPGVSPQVLHIKIISGQNFPKPKGACAKGDVIDPYVCIEIHGIPADCAEQRTKTVQQNGDNPIFDESFEFQVNLPELAMVRFMVLDDDYIGDEFIGQYTLPIEYLQPGYRHVPLRSFVGDTMEHAKLFVHIAITNRAGGGKAQKRGLSARIGKKAREYTMLRNTGLKVVDDIFKLAVHPLREATDVRENMQNALVSLKELCGLPTSSSLKQCMLSLASRLVNSDSTPSVNLIMKDSYPYLESLGTTPDVQKKMLNAYEMMIQESRSLIEAADVIHEKIFQCQKTGMEYHEELHSLGTKEGLKGRKLSKTIESFAWNITVLKGQGDLLKNAKNEAIENMRQIQQACLSSGLSKASSSAADTKSKRGLEAIAEKDTGEENGRL